A part of Cannabis sativa cultivar Pink pepper isolate KNU-18-1 chromosome 6, ASM2916894v1, whole genome shotgun sequence genomic DNA contains:
- the LOC115694781 gene encoding endoglucanase 24 has product MITQILFILIISFSSFEPPAANAHDYQDALSKAVLFFEGQRSGVLPQYQRMKWRDNSGLSDGWTYNVDLTGGYYDAGDNIKFGFPMSFTTTMLAWSVIEFGDSMPPAELRNSMVAIRWASDYLLKTVSQLPNRIFVQVGDPINDHNCWERPEDMDTARTVYAVDAPKPASDVAGETAAALAACSMAFRAYDPGYSETLIRNAVKAFEYADTYRGAYSDNSDIRDGVCPFYCDFSGYQDELLWGAAWLRRATEEGSFLDYIQNNGKTLGAEDNINEFGWDNKHAGLNVLVSKEVLEGNMYNLESYKASADSFMCTLVPESSSSHIEYTPGGLIYKPGGSNLQHSTTITFLMLVYANYLAKTSQTLNCGNINVSPTWLRQQAKKQVDYILGDNPMSMSYMVGYSDRYPKRIHHRGSSLPSVKEHPQAIACKEGSTYFNSSDANPNVLVGAIVGGPGKDDVYEDDRADFRKSEPTTYINAPFVGALAYFVANPNP; this is encoded by the exons ATGATCACTCAAATACTTTTCATTCTCATCATATCATTCTCGAGTTTCGAGCCACCTGCAGCCAATGCCCACGACTACCAAGACGCGCTATCCAAAGCGGTCTTGTTTTTCGAGGGGCAGCGGTCGGGCGTTCTGCCCCAATACCAACGAATGAAGTGGCGGGACAACTCGGGTCTGAGCGACGGTTGGACTTACAACGTCGATTTGACGGGCGGTTACTACGATGCCGGTGACAACATCAAGTTTGGATTCCCAATGTCTTTCACAACAACAATGTTGGCTTGGAGTGTGATTGAGTTTGGGGACTCAATGCCGCCAGCTGAGTTGAGGAATTCTATGGTGGCTATTCGATGGGCTTCGGATTACTTGCTCAAAACCGTTTCACAGCTCCCTAACCGAATTTTTGTGCag GTTGGTGACCCCATAAATGACCACAATTGCTGGGAGAGACCAGAAGATATGGACACAGCCCGAACGGTCTACGCCGTGGACGCCCCGAAGCCCGCATCAGACGTTGCTGGCGAGACCGCGGCGGCTCTGGCAGCGTGTTCGATGGCGTTTAGGGCTTATGACCCGGGTTACTCGGAAACACTCATAAGAAATGCTGTGAAGGCCTTTGAGTATGCTGATACTTATAGAGGAGCTTATAGTGATAATTCTGATATTAGGGATGGTGTGTGCCCTTTTTATTGTGACTTTAGTGGTTATCAG GATGAATTATTGTGGGGGGCAGCATGGCTGAGGAGGGCGACTGAGGAGGGTTCGTTCTTAGATTACATACAAAACAATGGAAAAACACTTGGTGCTGAAGATAATATCAATGAGTTTGGATGGGACAATAAACATGCTGGTCTAAATGTTCTAGTCTCAAAG gaAGTACTAGAAggcaacatgtacaatcttgaATCGTACAAAGCCTCGGCAGACAGCTTCATGTGCACCTTAGTTCCGGAGTCATCATCCTCACACATTGAGTACACACCCGGTGGCCTCATATACAAGCCCGGTGGCAGCAATTTGCAACACTCAACCACAATCACATTTCTCATGCTTGTCTATGCCAACTACTTGGCCAAAACATCCCAAACCCTAAATTGTGGTAACATAAACGTTAGCCCGACTTGGCTTCGCCAACAAGCCAAAAAACAAGTCGATTACATTTTAGGCGACAACCCTATGAGTATGTCCTACATGGTAGGGTACAGCGACCGATACCCTAAAAGGATCCATCACCGAGGCTCATCTTTGCCCTCGGTGAAGGAACATCCTCAGGCTATTGCCTGTAAGGAAGGCTCAACTTACTTCAATTCGTCTGATGCTAATCCTAATGTGTTGGTTGGAGCTATAGTAGGGGGTCCGGGGAAGGATGATGTGTATGAGGACGATCGCGCTGATTTTAGGAAGTCCGAGCCTACAACTTATATCAATGCCCCATTTGTTGGGGCCCTTGCATATTTTGTGGCTAATCCAAACCcctaa